AAACCGCCAACCGCGATGTCCAGCTGCGATTGGCATCGACCTACCGGCAGCTAGGACAACCAAGCCAGGCATTGGCCTGTATTTCGATCGTCCGCCAGGCCGAGTTCGGCCATCGGCTGCCAGCGGACGTGGGTGTCGAGCAGGCCCTGGCCTACCGTGATCTGGGACAGCATCTCGATGCGGCCGATTGCCTGGCGGAATTGGCCGAGACGAATGAGATGACCGCCGACCTCCTTTATACCTGGGCCGAATGTGAAGTTGCCGCCGGCCGATTAGCTCGGGCCGAGTATGCCGCGAACTCGGCACTTCAGGTCAATCCACAGCACGCTTCTGCTTTGCAGTTGGTCGGCCAACTGCCGGTCTTCCGTCAGCAGGCTCAACAGTCCATGCGGCGATAGGCTTTCGGTTGGAACGAGTTGCGATGGTATCGATTGTGGCGGTCGCGCGGACTCGTCCTTCGTAAGTCATGTGTCTGCGTGTGGCAATCTGTCATCATCGTTTGACTTCGCCAACATGCGTTCTAGGTTTTCAAGACCGAACCACGGAGATCCTTTCCGTGAACGTATAGAAGAAGACTGACCGTCGGAGATGTCTACGATGAATCAACCTGTGCCTGCCACGACGACTCCTTTTGTCGATCGACGTAGCCCTCGGAAGCCGGGCGAAACGCCGGTCTTCGAGCGTCGCCAATTCACCAATAGTCACGAGGGATTGTCCCCCGGTGCTCATGAATTGGCCCTGGCGATCGACGAATACAAACTTCGCAATCGTCGTCGATTCATCACGTACGAAGAGATGTACGAGATTATCACCGGCTTGGGGTATACCCAGGTCTAGTGCCGACCAGGCTCTAAGAAGATGGCGTTCAATTCCCGTCGCCGTTGGCCTCTGCGGATGAGATTTGCGTAGGGGCCGGCAGGTCGTATTCTTGTAGCTGAGAAGCGCACGTGAAACGCTGCCACTTCTCTTCCGGTACTCGCCGGAACGCCTTGGCGTAGCGATGATCGGTCGACTTCTTGCCTCCCAGATCGCGAATAAAAATCTTTACGACCTGATCGGGATACTTGCGGGCCATCACGCCGTAGGTTTCCGGGTCTTTCTCTCCGGAATCCCCCACCATCACGAATTTACGATCGGGGAAGGTCCGCAGAAGCTGCTTGATCGCTTTCCTTTTACCCCACCGCCGCGCAATGAACAGCTGCAGCACGGTTGGGTCGCGAAAGCGAACGCTCTTCATGTGGAACGAACCATCCGGCAAGCCTTGATCGCGAAACAGTTCCGACAGCGGTTCAAACAACTGCCAAGGGCTGCTGGTGACGTAATGGAACGAGGCTCCTTGCTGTTGCCATTTCTGGTACAGATCAACCATGCCTGGCACGGTGGCAAACTCGTGCAGGAAGGTATTCGCCAGCATGTCCTTGCGCGTCGAGACTTGGGTGTGTTTGACCGTATCGTCAATGTCTGAGATGACCGAGATGCCGTCGCGATCGATCAGCTTCACCAGGCCTTCCAAGGGGGTGGCTACCTCGAACTTGGAATGGATCGCATAACGAACGTGCCGGGTCGCCCCCACCGTCATGGCGATGGTATCGACGTCTTCGTTAGGGATAAGCACCGTACCGCGGAACTGGCCATTCTTTTTGGTCTTTCCGCGCAGCTGGTAGATCTTATCGCCGATCTTCACAGCGATCTCCTTGCCACCGTGCTGGTAAACGGTGAACCCTAAGATCCGCTGCTTGAAGACGTTGGTATCGAGTTGTTCTTGCGTGGCCCCCATCAAGCGCGCCAAAACTCGGATCATGATCTTGCGGGGAAGGTTCTCAGGCACGGCCTCGAAAACACTTCCATGGACCTGCAAAATCCACCCGCTTTGATCAGGAGCCGGATAGGCATAGGAAGGATAGAGCACGACGCGCTCGTTGTCCTTCAAATTGCTGAGGGCAGTTTCATCGGGAAACATGCGCTGCCTACGATGGGCCTCCGATTCAAGAAACGATAATAGCATCATCCCCTCTATCAATGCGTTGTCCGTCCTGCGAGGGGGATTTGCCATTTCGCATTCTACTGTACCAGCGGCGTTCCTTGCAGCGATGCTAGGGAGAAAGTTGTCACAAGGGGTGGTTGATTTTCCTTTTCCTTCACTTACAACGCATTCTAGGGGGGGATTCGCCGCGAAGCAGCCAATCTTGCGCCCTTTCGCCTTGGGAAGTCTTAACGATTTGGTTATATTTTCAGTGCATGAATCGCCCGCCAACAGCCTCCCTCTCTCTATCACACCATGAACGAAACCGACAGCGCACCTGCTCCTTCGCCTGAAAAACGCTCGGGTCTTTCGGAAGATGTCATCGCCATCGTGGTCGGCATGTTACTGCTGATTCTATGTTTCGCGGCGACGCTGACGCTTGGGAAAAGAACCGTCGAAGATGGGACGGTCACCGCGATCGCCAACCCCTTGAAGCCCTTCGTCAGCAAGCCGGGTGGTTGGGAATCGAATCCGATTGTCGCGTTCACCGGAACAGCCGACAAACCCAAAGTCACTTGGCCCGGCACCATCGGTGCGCTAGTGATCCTGTGCGTGGTCATGGCATCGCTGTCCCTCTTCATGCGTCCCCAGGCTACCCCGGCGGCTTTCATTTATGGCTTTCTGATCCTGTTCGCGCTGGCTTTGATCGCCTATGTCCTGGCAGGTCAGTCCGTAATCAAGAACTACAACCTGGAGTATGCCCTGTGGGCGCTGGTCGTCGGTTTGATCATCGGCAATACGATTGGCAAAAAGGCCTTCGGCGAACTGGGCGAGGCCGCCATGCGGACCGAGTTGTACATTAAGACGGGCTTGGTCTTGCTGGGGGCTGAAGTCCTTTTCAGTCGTCTGCTGGCCATGGGTATGCCAGGCATCATGGTGGCCTGGGTGGTGACGCCGATTGTGCTGATCACCACGTTCTGGTTCGGTCAGAAAATCCTGAAGATGAAGTCCGCCTCGCTCAATATGACGATCTCGGCCGATATGTCGGTGTGCGGCGTGTCGGCGGCCATCGCGACGGCGGCCGCGTGCAAAGCGAAAAAGGAAGAACTGTCCGTGGCGATTGGTCTCTCGCTGTGCTTTACGGCGGTGATGATGGCTGTCATGCCCATGCTGATTACCTCGATGGGGCTCGATCAGGAACTGGGCGGAGCATGGATCGGCGGAACGATCGACGCGACCGGGGCTGTGGCTGTCGCAGGTGGTCTTCTGGGGGATACTGCACTGGAAGTCGCCGCTACCGTGAAGATGATTCAGAACATTCTCATCGGCGTGATTGCGTTTGGTGTCGCCGTTTACTGGACGACTCGCTCGGATGGCGAAGAGGGAGAGGCTCCTAAAATCGGAGCGGGCGAAATCTGGAAACGCTTTCCGAAATTCGTACTCGGCTTCATCGGAGCATCGATCATCGCCTCGCTCATCTACGCCTCTTCGAGCGAAGGGGAGATGCTGGTCACGGCGACGACATCCGTTACCAAAGAGCTCCGCGGCTGGCTGTTCTGCCTGGCTTTTATCTGCATTGGCATCGATCTGAATTTCCGCCAGCTTTCGTCACAGTTTCACGGTGGTAAACCGTTGATCCTGTATATTTGTGGTCAGACGCTGAATCTAATTTTAACTCTGGCAATGGCCTACCTGGCGTTCAAAGTCATTCCGTGGGGTTCGTAATGAAGTCGGATCCAAACTACCGCGGTTGGATCGCTCTCGCCGTGACCGGACTCTGTATCACGGCGATCTGGGGCATTGTCTTACCGGCACTGGCCCAGACCGAGGTCGTCCGTGAGCGAGAAGCATTTCTGGAAGCGAACCGCATCAATCCGGCTGCCATGTTCTACACCGAGCTTGAGTGTCTTGACGCCGATAAGTAGCGATTACTTGGGCAGCGTCGGCTTCTCGATCTGCGGATAGGCGTTGCTGCGTAGTCCTTCGCGCAGGAAAGTCACCAGTGCCTTCTTTTCTTCCGGCGTGAGGTTCAGGGGCACGATATGCGGATCGAGTCGAGGATTCTTACCGCCCCCTTCGTTGTAGAAGTCGACCACCTCTTCCAGCGTTGCTTTGCTGCCATCGTGAAAGTATGGGGCCGTCAACGCGAGATCGCGGAGCAGGGGAGTGCGAAACTTGCCGATGTCCTCAGGTTTGCCGGTGTGCCCGGCCCGGCCTTGATCTTGCTGCGTGTCGCTGAGGCCGGTACCGATGTTGTGAAACTTATGGTCCGTGTAAACCTTGGCGATGTGGCAATTGCCGCAGTTCGCTTTGCCAAAGAAGATTCCACTGCCGCGGCCGATTTCTCCTTCGAGTGCATCGGCATGCCCTCCTCGAAAGCGATCGTAAGTCGTTTCTCCAGCGACAATCGTCCGCTGAAACGCGGCCAGGCTCTTGGCGACATTCTGCGCCGTAACCCCGTCCGCAAATACTGTTTGAAACTGCGATCGATAGCCATCGATATTGCGAAGTCGATTTTCGAGTTCGGTCAGGCTGATATCCATTTCGGCCGGATTGGTCATCGGAGCCAGGGCTTGCACTTCCAGGGAAGGGGCCCGCCCATCCCAGAAAAACGTGCGATGCAGCCCCACGTTCACAATGCTGGGGACATTACGCGAGGTGAGCTGGCCGTGGGCTCCCGGCGTAAACTTCCGATCGTCGGCCCAACCTTTGTTGGGGTCGTGGCAACTGGCACAGCTAACGGTGCCGTTGCCAGATAGCCGCGTATCGAAGAACAACTGCTTGCCTAGCTCGATCTTCG
Above is a window of Blastopirellula marina DNA encoding:
- a CDS encoding phosphatidate phosphatase App1 family protein, with protein sequence MFPDETALSNLKDNERVVLYPSYAYPAPDQSGWILQVHGSVFEAVPENLPRKIMIRVLARLMGATQEQLDTNVFKQRILGFTVYQHGGKEIAVKIGDKIYQLRGKTKKNGQFRGTVLIPNEDVDTIAMTVGATRHVRYAIHSKFEVATPLEGLVKLIDRDGISVISDIDDTVKHTQVSTRKDMLANTFLHEFATVPGMVDLYQKWQQQGASFHYVTSSPWQLFEPLSELFRDQGLPDGSFHMKSVRFRDPTVLQLFIARRWGKRKAIKQLLRTFPDRKFVMVGDSGEKDPETYGVMARKYPDQVVKIFIRDLGGKKSTDHRYAKAFRRVPEEKWQRFTCASQLQEYDLPAPTQISSAEANGDGN
- a CDS encoding YeiH family protein; translated protein: MNETDSAPAPSPEKRSGLSEDVIAIVVGMLLLILCFAATLTLGKRTVEDGTVTAIANPLKPFVSKPGGWESNPIVAFTGTADKPKVTWPGTIGALVILCVVMASLSLFMRPQATPAAFIYGFLILFALALIAYVLAGQSVIKNYNLEYALWALVVGLIIGNTIGKKAFGELGEAAMRTELYIKTGLVLLGAEVLFSRLLAMGMPGIMVAWVVTPIVLITTFWFGQKILKMKSASLNMTISADMSVCGVSAAIATAAACKAKKEELSVAIGLSLCFTAVMMAVMPMLITSMGLDQELGGAWIGGTIDATGAVAVAGGLLGDTALEVAATVKMIQNILIGVIAFGVAVYWTTRSDGEEGEAPKIGAGEIWKRFPKFVLGFIGASIIASLIYASSSEGEMLVTATTSVTKELRGWLFCLAFICIGIDLNFRQLSSQFHGGKPLILYICGQTLNLILTLAMAYLAFKVIPWGS
- a CDS encoding cytochrome-c peroxidase; its protein translation is MLRLALLSILLLTLEVTGSLCAQETYFSDVPLGIDWIIVPEDNPMSAAKIELGKQLFFDTRLSGNGTVSCASCHDPNKGWADDRKFTPGAHGQLTSRNVPSIVNVGLHRTFFWDGRAPSLEVQALAPMTNPAEMDISLTELENRLRNIDGYRSQFQTVFADGVTAQNVAKSLAAFQRTIVAGETTYDRFRGGHADALEGEIGRGSGIFFGKANCGNCHIAKVYTDHKFHNIGTGLSDTQQDQGRAGHTGKPEDIGKFRTPLLRDLALTAPYFHDGSKATLEEVVDFYNEGGGKNPRLDPHIVPLNLTPEEKKALVTFLREGLRSNAYPQIEKPTLPK